In a single window of the Dictyostelium discoideum mitochondrion, complete genome genome:
- the rpl2 gene encoding ribosomal protein L2: protein MVLNWRGVKSRLYSGKRRIDGRNKGLIAIRSRGGALKRKYRYIEHYKQKWMDKWLFVMRIEYDPNRSAHIALCSILKEGIYFYVISIAKLEVGSLIITSALKLGTLQVGNTTKIKNIPEGLLINNIELIENSGSKISRAAGTSSLIIKKYNKKYSLVKLSSKECRLISNECYATIGTVSNIERKLKQNKKASYSRKRGIRPIVRGLAMNPVDHPHGGRTKGGVHWKSFSGKLAYNVSSRKKTKMTSRYIIIGHRKQKIMDKQIKNG from the coding sequence ATGGTATTAAATTGGAGAGGAGTAAAAAGTAGATTATATAGTGGAAAACGAAGAATAGATGGAAGAAATAAAGGATTAATTGCGATCAGATCAAGAGGAGGTGCTTTAAAAAGAAAATATAGATATATAGAACATTATAAACAAAAATGGATGGATAAATGGTTATTTGTAATGAGAATAGAATATGATCCAAATAGAAGTGCACATATAGCATTATGTAGTATTTTAAAAGAAGGGATATATTTTTATGTAATTAGTATAGCCAAATTAGAAGTAGGATCATTAATAATAACAAGTGCTCTAAAGCTAGGAACATTACAAGTAGGAAATACCACAAAAATAAAAAATATCCCAGAAGGCCTATTAATAAATAACATAGAATTAATAGAAAATAGTGGAAGTAAAATAAGTAGAGCAGCAGGAACAAGTTCATTAATAATTAAAAAATATAATAAAAAATATAGCTTAGTAAAATTAAGTTCAAAAGAATGTAGATTAATATCAAATGAGTGTTATGCGACAATAGGAACAGTATCAAATATAGAAAGAAAATTAAAACAAAATAAAAAAGCAAGTTATAGTAGAAAAAGAGGAATAAGACCAATAGTTAGAGGACTAGCAATGAATCCAGTAGATCATCCACATGGGGGAAGAACAAAAGGGGGAGTACATTGGAAAAGCTTTTCAGGAAAATTGGCGTATAATGTAAGTAGTAGAAAAAAAACCAAAATGACATCAAGATATATAATAATAGGACATAGAAAACAAAAGATAATGGATAAACAAATAAAAAATGGTTAG
- the nad6 gene encoding NADH dehydrogenase subunit 6, which translates to MSTLGLLIMLLGIIIMCTLVILRSVNPIYSILNLIVIYGCYASILLTVEMEFLACIYILVNVGAIAVLFLFIVMMININIVEIQETMKKYNIYMIVGIIGVVGLLGILITNYQIRIKEEVIADFSMFLINSEVVQLQATPSYLDFYSLFVETTDIRTMGSNVIYGSYSIWFIMACIILLIGMVGVIYITEDLIIEKRTLNERRRQDINSQVLREYKITIRNYRESK; encoded by the coding sequence ATGAGTACATTGGGATTATTAATTATGTTATTAGGAATAATTATAATGTGTACACTTGTAATTTTACGAAGTGTAAATCCAATTTATTCAATTTTAAATTTAATTGTAATTTATGGTTGTTATGCATCAATCTTATTAACCGTAGAAATGGAATTTTTAGCTTGTATTTATATTTTAGTTAATGTAGGTGCAATTGCAGTATTATTTTTATTTATTGTCATGATGATTAATATAAATATTGTTGAAATCCAAGAAACAATGAAAAAATATAATATATACATGATTGTTGGTATAATAGGAGTCGTAGGTCTTCTGGGTATATTAATCACAAATTATCAAATTAGAATAAAAGAAGAGGTAATTGCAGATTTTAGTATGTTTTTAATAAATTCAGAAGTTGTCCAATTACAAGCAACTCCAAGTTATTTAGATTTTTATTCATTATTTGTAGAAACGACAGATATACGAACAATGGGTAGCAATGTTATTTATGGAAGTTACAGTATTTGGTTTATTATGGCATGTATCATTTTATTAATAGGTATGGTTGGAGTAATCTATATTACTGAAGATTTAATTATTGAAAAAAGAACATTAAATGAAAGACGGCGACAAGATATTAATTCTCAAGTATTACGAGAATATAAAATAACGATAAGAAATTACAGAGAAAGTAAATAA
- a CDS encoding ORF189, whose translation MNKQKLTQKLENYKKQQQEITKCFQQEGPIFIGQLLALNGSDYNKFRKYAIEHNVQIIHVNANQVKTIFGSVKPLEVNNTMIIVKAPTLAVFNEVLEYIHQYKEQILPLQILVNDEGQSKTNSTSLKRDGSYRVIREANYLEYKKAMKVQGTTKEEALKTFTKMLQITILLQNIKLLKLLNDYNKSNNG comes from the coding sequence ATGAATAAGCAAAAATTGACTCAAAAATTAGAGAATTATAAAAAACAACAACAAGAAATCACAAAATGTTTTCAACAAGAAGGACCTATCTTTATAGGTCAATTATTAGCTTTAAATGGTTCAGATTATAATAAATTTCGAAAGTATGCTATAGAACATAATGTTCAAATTATTCATGTTAATGCTAATCAAGTAAAAACTATATTTGGTAGTGTAAAACCATTAGAAGTGAATAATACAATGATAATTGTAAAAGCCCCTACATTAGCAGTATTTAATGAAGTGCTAGAATATATACATCAGTATAAAGAACAAATATTACCATTACAAATTTTAGTAAATGATGAAGGACAAAGCAAAACAAATAGCACATCTTTAAAAAGGGATGGATCTTATAGAGTAATAAGAGAAGCGAACTATTTAGAATATAAAAAAGCAATGAAGGTACAAGGCACAACAAAAGAAGAAGCTTTAAAAACATTTACAAAAATGTTACAAATAACGATATTATTACAAAACATAAAATTATTAAAATTATTAAATGATTACAATAAATCAAATAACGGATAG
- a CDS encoding ORF425 (The deduced amino acid sequence from region(36053..36163) is weakly homologous to the N-terminal 37 amino acids of ribosomal protein S3): MGHIINPNIYRLGKMVPWVSSGFKRKKNERSKVANEDFLIYNFTRNFFYKKVYKKVVAKVKKAKLKVRNSRISRKSKKKRKFGRTSLLNHWIIKYSHLTITRFNKTFQLNIFFFDRELQKRYILRTAKPEKTAQEVAHQKKVLKLKQLLVAKRLEKNKYKNIYLTAPIKIDKQVTAGVQGFSQELARELKTYITPKRTDIINYSLARACMPAGRDIRQKHQNYERIYIYKDNTFEKNKVKDRLTVLPNLKENETYKQLYSKKLLIKIYKKKYKKHVKAVINYKFPQNYHEIDSLYFKTQARYANNYLFAKGKQAKQFYNRKKKYIEAIRKNETLGIMLKKKNVNLLNRVDNFLINVYEDRLDIDKFKVAVKQVNRKELLKKIKQNDLWKKHYLRIKIKRRVNTQRRRQRAPYKYAKLLEKRNKKE; encoded by the coding sequence ATGGGACATATAATTAATCCAAATATTTATAGATTAGGAAAGATGGTTCCATGGGTATCCTCAGGGTTTAAACGAAAAAAAAATGAAAGAAGTAAAGTTGCAAATGAAGATTTTTTAATTTATAATTTTACACGAAATTTTTTTTATAAAAAAGTATATAAAAAAGTAGTAGCTAAAGTAAAGAAAGCAAAATTAAAAGTAAGAAATAGCAGAATATCACGAAAATCGAAAAAAAAAAGAAAATTTGGACGAACGTCTTTATTAAATCATTGGATTATTAAATATAGTCATTTAACAATAACTCGATTTAATAAAACATTTCAATTAAATATATTTTTTTTTGATAGAGAATTACAAAAAAGATATATTCTTAGAACGGCAAAGCCAGAAAAAACAGCACAAGAAGTGGCACATCAAAAAAAAGTATTAAAATTAAAACAATTACTAGTTGCTAAACGACTAGAAAAAAATAAATATAAGAATATATATTTAACGGCTCCAATTAAAATAGACAAACAAGTAACAGCAGGAGTACAAGGATTTAGTCAAGAATTAGCTAGAGAATTAAAAACATATATCACTCCAAAACGAACAGATATTATAAATTATAGTCTTGCTCGAGCTTGCATGCCTGCAGGTCGAGATATTAGACAAAAACATCAGAATTATGAACGAATTTATATTTATAAAGATAATACATTTGAAAAAAATAAAGTAAAAGATAGATTAACAGTATTACCAAATTTAAAGGAAAATGAGACATATAAACAATTATATTCAAAAAAATTATTAATAAAAATTTATAAAAAAAAATATAAAAAACATGTTAAAGCTGTAATAAATTATAAATTTCCACAAAATTATCATGAAATTGATTCTTTATATTTTAAAACACAAGCACGATACGCAAATAATTATTTATTTGCAAAAGGTAAACAAGCAAAACAATTTTATAACCGTAAGAAAAAATATATAGAAGCAATTAGAAAAAATGAAACATTAGGTATAATGTTAAAAAAAAAAAATGTTAATTTATTAAATAGAGTTGATAATTTCCTAATTAACGTTTATGAAGATAGATTAGATATAGATAAATTTAAGGTTGCAGTAAAGCAGGTAAATCGTAAGGAATTATTAAAAAAAATAAAACAAAATGATTTATGGAAAAAACATTATTTACGAATTAAAATAAAAAGAAGAGTGAATACTCAAAGAAGAAGACAAAGAGCGCCATATAAATACGCAAAACTTCTTGAAAAAAGAAACAAAAAAGAATAA
- the rps7 gene encoding ribosomal protein S7 yields MIIKVQKTFEKRLINAFMRKGNYIKAEKIYLKVVNRLSTIGIKNSYQFIRETLLKMTPIMGVVKKKRGVKELIYPKYLEPEMGEKLAIKWLKKTVAKFKGELLIENIVEEFVKASKDQGEVVKEKWALYKEVRYAISCNTRKGHHKSFVEQKLKATQRRKWY; encoded by the coding sequence ATGATAATTAAAGTTCAAAAAACATTTGAAAAAAGATTAATAAATGCATTTATGAGAAAAGGAAACTATATTAAAGCTGAAAAGATATATTTGAAAGTAGTAAATCGATTATCAACAATAGGAATAAAAAATTCATATCAATTTATACGAGAAACCTTATTAAAAATGACACCAATAATGGGCGTAGTGAAAAAAAAAAGAGGAGTAAAAGAATTAATATATCCAAAATATTTAGAACCAGAAATGGGTGAAAAACTGGCAATCAAATGGTTAAAAAAAACGGTAGCTAAATTTAAAGGCGAATTATTAATTGAAAATATAGTAGAGGAATTTGTAAAGGCTTCCAAAGATCAAGGAGAAGTAGTGAAAGAAAAATGGGCACTATATAAAGAAGTGCGATATGCAATAAGTTGTAATACACGAAAAGGTCATCATAAAAGTTTTGTAGAACAAAAATTAAAAGCAACTCAAAGAAGAAAATGGTATTAA
- the rps12 gene encoding ribosomal protein S12, which produces MITINQITDRKARGPKKKRKTLLTGYPQKKGYCMRVYETKPKKPNSAIRKVAKVTIKLKNKRKNLIAYIPGFGPHNLQPLSTVLVKGGRCQDLPGVKYRLVRKHYDFLAAERFVRKNRRSKFSVKNLETKAKKGKAVRIE; this is translated from the coding sequence ATGATTACAATAAATCAAATAACGGATAGAAAAGCCAGAGGTCCAAAAAAAAAAAGAAAAACATTACTTACAGGATATCCTCAAAAAAAAGGATACTGTATGAGAGTTTATGAAACAAAACCAAAAAAGCCAAATTCTGCAATCAGAAAAGTGGCGAAAGTAACAATTAAATTAAAAAATAAAAGAAAAAATTTAATAGCATATATCCCAGGATTTGGTCCACATAATTTACAACCATTATCAACGGTATTAGTAAAAGGAGGACGATGTCAAGATTTACCAGGAGTAAAATATAGATTAGTAAGAAAACACTATGATTTTTTAGCTGCTGAAAGATTTGTAAGAAAAAATAGAAGATCAAAATTTTCAGTTAAAAATTTGGAAACAAAAGCAAAAAAAGGAAAAGCAGTACGTATAGAATAA
- the atp8 gene encoding ATPase subunit 8: MPQLDFLIFFNEMCYTLVAFIMYYIWLYRSVIVKLAYNLKFRYKLSRAIKNDDNNNPDSKLPMGQVFFKNLDFITKYKQYNVYRNASLINNINLAIKQHFTNNGK, encoded by the coding sequence ATGCCCCAGTTAGATTTTTTAATTTTTTTTAATGAAATGTGTTATACTTTAGTAGCATTTATTATGTACTATATTTGGTTATATCGAAGTGTTATCGTTAAATTAGCGTATAATTTAAAATTTCGATATAAACTAAGTCGAGCAATCAAAAATGATGACAACAACAATCCAGATTCAAAATTACCAATGGGACAAGTCTTTTTTAAAAATTTAGACTTTATAACAAAATATAAACAATATAACGTTTATAGAAACGCATCGTTAATCAATAACATTAATTTAGCAATAAAACAACATTTTACAAATAATGGGAAATAA
- the rpl11 gene encoding ribosomal protein L11 has product MTYISKKQAAKKVIVREKPILVRLKLIIGAGTASMTPPLGPNLGQYGINSIEFFNDFNTETKELFETGLALRVILWINVMKAFYFELQMPKISNLLKEYYKVECEAAKGGNVYIEKERLLKDCFKIAILLCTFNKAEKQWEQIEKKYLRITVLEILGTCRSCKIYVKKAENE; this is encoded by the coding sequence ATGACATATATTAGTAAAAAACAAGCTGCAAAAAAAGTAATTGTAAGAGAGAAACCAATCTTAGTAAGATTAAAGTTAATAATAGGTGCCGGAACAGCGTCGATGACACCACCATTGGGACCTAATTTAGGGCAATATGGAATAAATAGTATTGAATTTTTTAATGATTTTAATACAGAAACAAAAGAATTATTTGAAACAGGATTAGCATTAAGAGTGATCCTATGGATAAATGTAATGAAAGCATTTTATTTTGAGCTACAAATGCCCAAAATAAGTAATTTATTAAAGGAATATTATAAAGTAGAATGTGAAGCCGCGAAAGGTGGTAATGTGTATATAGAAAAAGAACGATTATTAAAAGATTGTTTTAAAATCGCAATATTACTGTGTACCTTTAATAAAGCAGAAAAACAGTGGGAACAAATTGAAAAAAAATATTTAAGAATAACCGTCTTAGAAATCTTAGGAACATGTAGATCCTGTAAAATATACGTAAAAAAAGCAGAGAATGAATAA
- the atp9 gene encoding ATPase subunit 9 translates to MKNIVKIEQLELASAVVELGKKVGAGLAAIGLTGAGAGVGIVFAAFILAVGMNPNLRGELFKLAMLGFALSEAVGLLALMMSFLILYS, encoded by the coding sequence ATGAAAAATATAGTAAAAATAGAACAATTAGAATTAGCATCAGCAGTAGTAGAATTAGGAAAAAAAGTAGGAGCAGGATTAGCAGCAATTGGATTAACAGGAGCAGGAGCAGGAGTAGGAATAGTATTTGCAGCATTTATATTAGCTGTAGGAATGAATCCAAATTTAAGAGGAGAATTATTTAAATTAGCAATGTTAGGATTTGCATTATCAGAAGCTGTAGGATTATTAGCTTTAATGATGTCATTCTTAATCTTATACTCATAA
- the rps19 gene encoding ribosomal protein S19, whose protein sequence is MVRSRWKGIYVAKELQNYNTVTNPTIVTTERSSVIVPYYLTKTIYVYNGRKYVGVKITEKSLGRKLGEYVLTKKVEKYKASGKSKKK, encoded by the coding sequence ATGGTTAGATCACGGTGGAAAGGAATATATGTAGCAAAAGAATTACAAAATTATAATACAGTCACCAATCCAACAATAGTAACAACAGAGCGAAGTTCAGTAATAGTACCATATTATTTAACAAAAACCATTTATGTATATAATGGTAGAAAATATGTGGGAGTAAAAATTACAGAAAAAAGTTTAGGACGAAAATTAGGAGAATATGTATTAACCAAGAAAGTGGAAAAATATAAAGCGTCAGGAAAATCAAAAAAGAAATAA
- the nad7 gene encoding NADH dehydrogenase subunit 7 gives MLNISKIFEEVKVMKNFTLNFGPQHPAAHGVLRLIVELESENVVRVEPHIGLLHRGTEKLIEGKTYTQALPYFDRLDYVSMNVQEHAYSLAVERLYLDSLDIELEIPQRAKVIRVLFSEITRVLNHIMATTTHAMDVGALTPFLWAFEEREKLMEFYERVSGARMHAAYIRPGGVAFDLPMNISEDIYKFVIQYRKRLEEIEDMLINNRIWKQRLVDIGIVSAEEALNYGFTGPLLRGAGIVYDIRKNYPYDDYDKYDFKIIIGEENNSYTRFIIRMKEMYQSLSIIEQALNNLRPGLIKLEGVNITAPDRAFVKKDMESCINHFKFFSEGFIIPANENYTIVEAPKGEFGIYLNANDTAKPYRCRIKAPGFLHLQGLNMMSKDHLLADVVTLIGTQDIVFGEVDR, from the coding sequence ATGTTAAATATAAGTAAAATATTTGAAGAAGTAAAAGTAATGAAAAATTTTACATTAAATTTTGGACCACAACATCCTGCAGCACATGGAGTGTTACGATTAATAGTAGAATTAGAAAGCGAAAATGTAGTAAGAGTAGAACCACATATTGGGCTATTACATAGAGGAACAGAAAAATTAATAGAAGGAAAAACCTATACACAAGCTTTACCATATTTTGATCGATTAGATTATGTATCAATGAATGTTCAAGAACATGCATATTCATTAGCAGTTGAAAGATTATATTTAGATAGTTTAGATATAGAATTAGAAATTCCACAGCGAGCTAAAGTAATCCGAGTATTATTTAGTGAAATCACTAGAGTATTAAATCATATAATGGCAACAACAACACATGCAATGGACGTAGGGGCATTAACCCCATTTTTATGGGCATTTGAAGAACGAGAAAAATTAATGGAATTTTATGAACGAGTATCCGGAGCAAGAATGCATGCAGCATATATTAGACCTGGAGGAGTCGCATTTGATTTACCAATGAATATAAGTGAAGATATTTATAAATTTGTAATTCAATATAGAAAAAGATTAGAAGAAATTGAAGATATGTTAATAAATAATAGAATTTGGAAACAAAGATTAGTAGATATTGGAATAGTAAGCGCAGAAGAAGCCTTAAACTATGGATTTACAGGACCATTATTAAGAGGAGCAGGGATCGTATATGATATTAGAAAAAATTATCCATATGATGACTATGATAAATATGATTTTAAAATCATAATAGGAGAAGAAAATAATTCATATACAAGATTTATAATAAGAATGAAAGAAATGTATCAAAGTTTATCCATAATAGAACAAGCATTAAATAATTTACGACCCGGTTTAATAAAATTAGAAGGAGTAAATATAACTGCACCAGATAGAGCATTTGTAAAAAAAGATATGGAATCATGTATTAATCATTTTAAATTTTTTTCAGAAGGATTTATAATACCAGCAAATGAAAATTATACGATTGTAGAAGCACCAAAAGGAGAATTTGGAATATATTTAAATGCGAATGACACAGCGAAACCATATAGATGTAGAATCAAAGCACCAGGTTTCTTACATTTACAAGGATTAAACATGATGTCAAAAGATCATTTATTAGCTGATGTAGTAACCTTAATAGGAACTCAAGATATAGTATTTGGAGAAGTAGATAGATAA
- the atp6 gene encoding ATPase subunit 6: protein MKSLFEQFEIDLYCIIITRFFDISITTITVYLGLLMVIVIGMYKVSLYKATIIGGNNWQHIGEMIYEFVVDLIIEQVGKPGILFFPFIMSLFLFVLTLNVMGLIPLSFTVTGQLLVTFTLAITIMIGITIWGFRIHGIKFLNIFVPSGIEPWLLPLLVFIEIMSYVLRPISLAVRLFANMLAGHLLIHIIGVAAIYLMQFYFIGILPWICVIAFMFLELGIAFLQAYVFVLLTLIYIANIINLH, encoded by the coding sequence ATGAAATCATTATTTGAACAATTTGAAATAGATTTATATTGTATAATTATAACAAGATTTTTTGATATATCAATAACAACGATAACCGTTTATTTAGGATTATTAATGGTTATAGTAATAGGAATGTATAAAGTAAGTTTATACAAGGCAACCATAATAGGTGGAAACAATTGGCAACATATAGGAGAAATGATCTATGAATTCGTAGTAGACTTAATTATAGAACAAGTAGGAAAACCAGGAATATTGTTTTTCCCATTTATAATGTCGTTATTTTTATTTGTATTAACACTAAATGTAATGGGATTAATACCATTAAGTTTTACAGTAACTGGACAATTATTAGTAACATTTACATTAGCAATAACAATCATGATTGGAATAACAATTTGGGGTTTTAGAATTCATGGAATTAAATTTTTAAATATATTTGTACCATCAGGAATTGAACCATGGTTATTACCATTATTAGTATTTATTGAAATAATGTCATATGTACTAAGACCAATTAGTTTAGCAGTTCGATTATTTGCTAATATGTTAGCAGGACATTTATTAATCCATATTATAGGAGTAGCAGCAATTTATTTAATGCAATTTTATTTTATTGGAATATTACCATGGATTTGTGTAATTGCATTTATGTTCTTAGAATTAGGAATTGCATTTTTACAAGCATATGTCTTTGTATTATTAACTTTAATTTATATAGCAAATATAATTAATTTACATTAA
- the nad9 gene encoding NADH dehydrogenase subunit 9 produces the protein MKDYKNELKVKINLGEHLRLSIPGLVKKIMYKTHYLEIQVEKEKMLTVLKYLKEASKYQCNMLLDIVCVDCLNIEEIKIGRFKLIYVLNSIYNNTRVHLSTYVENNGIIETTSGLFESSVWLEREIWDMFGIYFEKHPDLRRILTDYGFVGYPLKKDFPITGYLEVYYDVNDKKIIYKPIELMQEYRNYNFGAVWGDYERKVYLENIIK, from the coding sequence ATGAAAGATTATAAAAATGAATTAAAAGTAAAAATAAATTTAGGAGAACACTTAAGATTAAGTATTCCAGGATTAGTAAAAAAAATAATGTATAAAACCCATTATTTAGAAATCCAAGTAGAAAAAGAAAAAATGCTAACAGTCTTAAAATATTTAAAAGAAGCATCAAAATATCAATGTAATATGTTATTAGATATAGTTTGTGTAGATTGTTTAAATATAGAGGAAATAAAAATCGGAAGATTTAAATTAATATATGTATTAAATAGTATATATAATAATACAAGAGTGCATTTAAGTACCTATGTAGAAAATAATGGAATAATAGAAACAACAAGTGGATTATTTGAATCAAGTGTCTGGTTAGAAAGAGAAATTTGGGATATGTTTGGAATTTATTTTGAAAAACATCCAGATTTAAGAAGAATTTTAACGGATTATGGATTTGTAGGATATCCATTAAAAAAAGATTTTCCAATAACTGGATATTTAGAAGTATATTATGATGTAAATGATAAAAAAATAATTTATAAACCAATAGAATTAATGCAGGAATATAGAAATTATAATTTTGGAGCAGTATGGGGAGATTACGAAAGAAAAGTATATTTAGAAAATATAATAAAATAA
- the nad3 gene encoding NADH dehydrogenase subunit 3: protein MGVTFEFVYILVLLAISTGLSVILFFLGYFLMFKVAYEDKLMGYECGFDPFGNARGEFDIRFYLVAILFLIFDLEITFLFPFSVSIMSMTLLSYSLMLIFLIILTIGFIYEIKKGALDWS, encoded by the coding sequence ATGGGTGTAACGTTTGAATTTGTGTATATATTAGTGCTATTAGCAATAAGTACAGGTTTATCTGTAATCTTATTTTTCTTAGGATATTTCTTGATGTTTAAAGTGGCGTATGAGGATAAATTAATGGGATATGAATGTGGTTTTGATCCTTTTGGTAATGCAAGAGGAGAATTTGATATTAGATTTTATTTAGTAGCAATACTATTTTTAATATTTGATTTAGAAATTACATTTTTGTTTCCTTTTAGTGTTAGTATCATGAGCATGACTTTATTATCGTATAGTCTAATGTTAATCTTTTTAATTATTTTAACAATTGGATTTATCTATGAAATAAAAAAGGGAGCATTAGATTGGAGTTAA
- the nad1 gene encoding NADH dehydrogenase subunit 1, which yields MENMLYIIIEGGLKSLIVIIGLLIGVAFATLLERKVMAAMQKRRGPNVVGFVGLLQPLADGLKLVLKETIIPIVADKLIYAIAPILTFTISIVLWSVIAVGVQSVFASINSGVIFILAISSIGVYGIILAGWASNSKYAFLGGLRSAAQMVSYEVALGLIILSIITYAGTVNLQEIMENQEKVWFIIPLLPGFLLAFISALTETNRPPFDLPEAEAELVSGYNVEYSSTGFALFFLGEYANIILMSVLLSVFFLGGIVSNKILGAMKGVGMLCSFIWVRATLPRYRYDQLMYLGWKSLLPFALLIYIGVISMVLIIK from the coding sequence ATGGAAAATATGTTATATATAATTATAGAAGGAGGATTAAAAAGTTTAATAGTCATTATTGGATTATTAATTGGAGTTGCATTTGCAACATTATTAGAAAGAAAAGTAATGGCAGCAATGCAAAAACGAAGAGGACCAAATGTAGTAGGGTTTGTAGGATTATTACAACCTTTAGCCGATGGATTAAAATTAGTATTAAAAGAAACAATTATACCAATTGTAGCTGATAAATTAATTTATGCAATAGCACCAATATTAACATTTACAATAAGTATTGTATTATGGAGTGTAATTGCAGTAGGAGTACAAAGTGTATTTGCAAGTATTAATAGTGGAGTGATATTTATTTTAGCAATATCATCGATAGGAGTTTATGGAATAATATTAGCAGGATGGGCAAGTAATTCAAAATATGCCTTTTTAGGAGGATTACGATCAGCAGCGCAAATGGTTTCATATGAAGTAGCATTAGGATTAATTATATTAAGTATAATAACTTACGCAGGAACAGTAAATCTGCAAGAAATAATGGAAAATCAAGAAAAAGTATGGTTTATAATACCATTATTGCCAGGATTTTTATTAGCATTTATTAGTGCTTTAACGGAGACAAATAGACCACCTTTTGATTTACCAGAAGCAGAAGCAGAACTTGTTTCAGGATATAATGTTGAATATTCATCAACAGGATTTGCATTATTTTTCTTAGGTGAATATGCAAATATAATACTAATGAGTGTATTATTATCAGTTTTTTTTTTAGGTGGAATTGTAAGTAATAAAATTCTAGGAGCAATGAAAGGAGTTGGTATGTTATGTAGTTTTATTTGGGTAAGAGCAACTTTACCAAGATATAGATATGATCAATTAATGTATTTAGGTTGGAAATCCTTATTGCCTTTTGCATTATTAATTTATATAGGTGTAATTAGTATGGTTTTAATAATTAAATAA
- the atp4 gene encoding ATPase subunit 4, translating into MGNKLLLLILILIGLLAKEEIALNEELVIASSFIITIVIIKSLVKDNANESFKSRSDEQENEFVSNGKKAIEFKGSLGTIANVIKNVSNIVPTVEVDETLKFANKDLSSDEITNSSTKIVNKGLQLHSTLKLNNTLI; encoded by the coding sequence ATGGGAAATAAATTATTACTGCTTATATTAATATTAATTGGATTACTTGCAAAGGAAGAAATTGCATTAAATGAAGAATTAGTAATTGCTAGTAGTTTTATAATTACAATTGTAATTATAAAATCATTAGTAAAAGATAATGCAAATGAGTCCTTTAAATCGCGTAGTGATGAACAAGAAAATGAGTTTGTCTCAAATGGAAAAAAAGCAATTGAGTTTAAAGGATCCCTTGGAACGATCGCAAACGTAATTAAAAATGTTTCAAATATTGTACCAACAGTAGAAGTAGATGAAACATTAAAATTTGCAAATAAGGATTTATCATCAGATGAAATTACTAATAGCTCTACTAAAATAGTAAATAAAGGACTGCAATTACATAGTACTTTAAAATTAAATAATACTTTAATTTAA